One genomic segment of Impatiens glandulifera chromosome 6, dImpGla2.1, whole genome shotgun sequence includes these proteins:
- the LOC124943941 gene encoding pelargonidin 3-O-(6-caffeoylglucoside) 5-O-(6-O-malonylglucoside) 4'''-malonyltransferase-like: MAATKKKIPTVEIISKEMIKPSLPTPSHLRTYQISSLDQLVDLSYIRVVFFYNRPLAGETNDVIQVLKSSLSETLTHYYPLAGKFVEEDALIDCDDSGAEFTTAVIVGGEDGEFLDAIENPDMGFLEKLVSKEHNLTKKEDEILAVQITRFPSGEVTVGVCICHKISDAATLSSFLKLWSAAARILISGESSFKELIPLGPVFDAPRIWPSVPGLTRPSFNFKEQKMIVKKFVFNPSSLTRLKEELSGGDIVPTRVTSLTALIWHTIMNCSSGPPTKHILVLPADIRKRMSPPLPSNTLGNITKVATVDVVAPPLTVEVRVVLGLIKEAIGKMDEEYGKKKGLQISKEISFPSKLNMTIIISWCWLPFYEVDLGLGRPIWMTSLRGRSIFNDILLLDGQNGGIEALIGLNAETMDKFEKNPTLLSFCDHITTLHMGD; the protein is encoded by the exons ATGGCAGCAACGAAAAAGAAGATTCCTACAGTCGAGATTATCTCAAAGGAGATGATAAAGCCATCATTACCCACTCCCTCTCATCTCCGCACCTACCAAATCTCTTCCCTCGATCAATTGGTCGATCTCAGCTACATCCGGGTCGTTTTCTTCTACAATCGTCCACTCGCCGGCGAGACTAATGACGTTATTCAAGTCCTCAAAAGTTCACTATCCGAAACCTTGACCCATTACTACCCTCTTGCCGGAAAGTTCGTGGAGGAGGATGCCTTGATTGACTGCGACGACTCCGGCGCTGAATTTACCACCGCCGTCATTGTCGGCGGCGAAGATGGTGAATTTTTG gATGCGATCGAGAATCCAGATATGGGTTTTCTGGAAAAACTAGTTAGCAAGGAACATAATTTAACGAAAAAAGAAGATGAGATTCTAGCTGTTCAAATAACCCGATTTCCTTCCGGGGAAGTCACAGTCGGAGTTTGTATTTGTCACAAGATATCAGACGCAGCCACATTAAGCTCCTTCCTGAAATTATGGTCGGCGGCAGCCAGAATCTTAATCTCCGGCGAATCGAGTTTCAAAGAACTGATTCCTCTAGGACCTGTTTTCGACGCTCCTAGAATATGGCCTTCCGTTCCAGGATTAACCCGTCCATCGTTCAACTTCAAAGAACAGAAAATGATAGTGAAAAAGTTTGTTTTCAATCCTTCGAGTTTAACAAGACTGAAGGAAGAGCTGTCGGGAGGGGACATCGTTCCGACGAGAGTCACATCTTTGACGGCGCTCATTTGGCACACCATAATGAATTGTTCATCCGGACCACCGACGAAGCACATACTTGTATTACCAGCAGATATTCGCAAAAGAATGTCTCCGCCTCTCCCTTCTAACACATTAGGGAACATAACAAAAGTAGCAACGGTGGATGTTGTTGCTCCACCGTTGACGGTGGAGGTACGGGTGGTTTTGGGTCTGATAAAAGAGGCAATAGGGAAAATGGATGAGGAATATGGCAAGAAGAAAGGGCTGCAAATTTCGAAAGAGATTTCTTTTCCATCTAAATTGAATATGACTATAATAATAAGTTGGTGTTGGTTGCCTTTTTATGAGGTAGATTTGGGTCTAGGCAGACCCATTTGGATGACTTCTTTAAGAGGACGATCTATTTTCAATGACATTTTATTACTTGATGGGCAGAATGGAGGAATTGAAGCATTGATTGGGCTAAATGCAGAGACAATGGACAAGTTTGAGAAGAACCCAACTCTTCTCTCTTTTTGTGATCACATCACTACATTACATATGGGTGATTAA